One Bacteroidota bacterium genomic window carries:
- a CDS encoding cytochrome c3 family protein: protein MNRQKISLFNLFFFIIGLLFLFGSNLSAQESVECLACHSDATLTKKRAGKTVSLYFNEKKFANSIHSQFECISCHTDLGGKEFPHDENLAKVDCGSCHTKQQQLYAECLHGKAEKRGDKLAPSCVDCHSSHDILPAKDPQSQVDPLHIPYLCGKCHKEGSPVQRQRNIHQSNILENYSESMHGEGLLKKGLVVTATCVSCHTAHQILPHTDSRSTIARKNIANTCAQCHKQIEEVHRKVIKGELWEKQLHVLPACVDCHQPHKVRKVFYDQGMADRDCLGCHEKSEIKSAKDGRSLNVKTDDLMHSRHNRTACSQCHSEVSSSKTRSCETIKSKVNCASCHAQQVEDYQKSTHGEYFAKNDPNSPTCKECHGTHKILGKRDSKSPIFPTNVPNLCARCHQEGKKAAMRYTGPEHEIISNYSESIHGKGLLKSGLVVTAMCTDCHTAHKELPANNPQSSVHHDNIAKTCGRCHHGIEEKFESSIHSQKSHVDKKDLPTCRDCHTAHTITRADKEGFMLDIMKRCGRCHQDIAKTYFDTYHGKVSRLGYVKTAKCYDCHGAHDIFPVTDSRSRLSRENVVKTCQECHPGANRRFAGYLTHATHHDPEKYPWLFWTFWGMTGLLITTFVLGGIHTLMWIPRALQMRREMKKLHQKISDSGDNNQSEKEKKND from the coding sequence ATGAATCGTCAAAAAATATCTTTATTTAATTTATTCTTTTTTATTATAGGACTACTGTTTCTGTTTGGAAGTAATTTATCGGCGCAGGAGTCGGTAGAATGTTTAGCTTGCCATAGTGATGCAACGCTCACGAAAAAACGCGCGGGTAAAACCGTCTCATTGTATTTTAACGAAAAGAAATTTGCTAACTCAATCCATAGTCAATTCGAATGTATTAGCTGTCATACTGATCTTGGAGGAAAAGAATTTCCGCACGATGAAAATTTAGCAAAAGTCGATTGCGGTTCCTGTCATACAAAACAACAACAGTTGTATGCAGAATGCCTGCACGGCAAAGCTGAAAAACGTGGCGATAAATTGGCTCCGAGTTGCGTAGATTGTCACAGTAGCCACGACATCCTACCGGCTAAAGACCCTCAGTCGCAAGTTGACCCTTTGCATATTCCATATCTTTGTGGGAAATGTCATAAAGAAGGATCGCCGGTTCAAAGGCAAAGAAATATTCATCAGAGCAACATTCTCGAAAATTATTCCGAAAGTATGCACGGCGAAGGATTACTGAAGAAAGGATTAGTTGTAACTGCTACTTGCGTATCGTGCCATACAGCCCATCAAATTTTACCCCACACCGATTCACGTTCGACTATCGCACGAAAAAATATCGCGAATACCTGTGCACAATGCCATAAGCAGATTGAAGAAGTTCACCGCAAAGTAATCAAAGGCGAATTATGGGAAAAACAGTTGCACGTTCTTCCTGCATGTGTTGACTGCCATCAGCCGCATAAGGTTCGTAAAGTATTTTATGACCAAGGAATGGCTGACCGTGATTGTCTTGGCTGTCACGAAAAGTCGGAAATCAAATCCGCAAAAGACGGTCGCTCGCTAAATGTGAAAACCGACGACCTGATGCACTCCCGCCACAATCGCACTGCTTGCAGCCAATGTCACTCCGAGGTAAGTTCTTCAAAAACAAGGTCTTGCGAAACCATCAAATCAAAAGTGAACTGTGCATCCTGCCATGCTCAACAAGTTGAAGACTATCAAAAAAGTACTCACGGCGAATATTTTGCCAAGAACGATCCGAATTCACCTACTTGCAAAGAGTGCCACGGAACTCATAAAATTCTTGGAAAGCGTGATTCGAAATCACCCATCTTTCCGACTAACGTTCCAAACTTATGTGCACGCTGCCATCAGGAGGGTAAGAAAGCTGCGATGCGTTACACAGGTCCCGAACACGAAATTATTTCAAACTATTCTGAAAGTATCCACGGCAAAGGATTACTAAAAAGTGGGCTCGTTGTAACTGCTATGTGTACCGATTGCCACACAGCCCACAAAGAATTGCCGGCTAATAATCCGCAATCGAGTGTCCATCACGACAATATTGCAAAAACTTGTGGACGTTGTCATCACGGCATAGAAGAAAAATTTGAATCGAGCATTCATTCACAAAAATCGCACGTCGATAAAAAAGATTTACCAACTTGCCGCGACTGTCATACTGCCCACACTATAACGCGTGCTGATAAAGAAGGGTTTATGTTGGACATAATGAAGCGATGCGGGCGATGCCATCAGGATATCGCTAAAACCTATTTCGATACTTATCACGGCAAGGTTTCGCGGCTTGGTTATGTTAAAACTGCTAAATGTTACGATTGCCACGGGGCTCACGATATTTTCCCGGTTACAGATTCACGTTCCCGCTTAAGTCGTGAGAATGTAGTTAAAACTTGTCAGGAGTGCCACCCGGGAGCGAACAGACGTTTTGCTGGTTATCTAACTCACGCAACCCATCACGACCCTGAAAAATATCCATGGTTGTTTTGGACTTTCTGGGGGATGACAGGTTTGCTCATAACAACTTTTGTACTGGGAGGCATCCATACTTTGATGTGGATTCCACGCGCACTGCAAATGCGTCGTGAGATGAAGAAGCTTCATCAAAAAATTTCAGATAGCGGCGATAACAACCAATCTGAAAAGGAAAAGAAAAATGATTAG